One Gossypium arboreum isolate Shixiya-1 chromosome 13, ASM2569848v2, whole genome shotgun sequence genomic window, CAGTGCAGGCATTTCGTCACGAAGAAGAATTACAGTTCTATCGCTCACCTAAAAGGAGGAGAGAGAGATTTGACCAGGTTTATCATTTTCATACCTCCTTTTATTGTTACTAGCTTTCTAAACATGTAGTTGGGTTCAGTAAAAGTGCTATGGAAGCCTCTATACTAGGAGTCAGATTGTATTTTGCCCCATTTACTCttaaaatgggcaaattagtccttgtacGGTTGATCAAAGAACAAACTGatcttttttgttaaaaaattcatgcatttctactgttaaaaactggTGTGGCAGACAGAATAACTAGACACGCCACATGTACCTCATGTTGACGTATAGGGAatagtttttaacaatagaaatagatgaaatttttaacagaagagccagtttgctctttaatctaatggATAaggattaaggactaaattgctcaTTTTTTTAGTAGAGGAGGCAAAATGCAATCCAACTCTTAGTATAATGGCTTCTGTGATACTTTTACTGTGGGGTTCCCACTTCTTTTATATCATCCCCAACTCTCCTTTTACTTCTGTGTTCGTGTAGGATAAGAGTAGCTATGGTGATCCAAATATCATGGATCCTCCAAGAAATAGAGGTGTTCAGTTTCCATTTGCTGTAACAGATCGGGTTATCATAAAGGTATATCTAGTGAAACCCCACGCATTTTTTCTTGCAACTCATGTTTTTTATAGTTGAATTTCATGACCGGAGACTGGTTGATTCAGGGGAACAAGAGAACCCCACAACGTTTCGTAGGACGTGAGGCCATTGTAACCATGCAGTGCTTGAATGGATGGTTAGTCACCACCTTATGGATTACATAGACATGGTATCTGCATTGTCGATCAATCTtgctaactaatttttttttttgcaggtaTGTGGTGAAGACATTGGATAATGCAGAGAGCGTTAAATTGCAGTATCGCTCACTTGCCAAAGTTGCAGATAACACAGCCCCAAAGCCAATTACAAGCAAGATGGGACCAAACTGGTTATAGACCTGTAATTTATAAAATGGGGGCAGGTGAGTGACACTTCGTTGCTGGTGTCGGTATCAGTGTGTGCCACGGTTAGTTCAATATTTAACCTAACtcgaaatattttattttattttttgtaccATTGTTATAGTGTTTCATGAAACAAGCCCCTTGTAAATTACCTTGTCACGTATTTTAAGCATAAAAATTACATGCAAAGAGTTGAACGAGCATGCTTAATCATTTTCGttctatataaatatatgtatatgtatgttcaCATCTTTGTATTTAGCTAATGCCCCCCTTGTACAAATATGAAATGTAGTACAAAATGATACTTATAAAGTGAATGGTTATTGATGCATATATTAATGTCAATATGTTAGGAAACAAGTGGCAGACATCATTTTTGAAAAAACATCATAATGTTCTCACTTTTGACTTTTCCTTTCACTATATTTAAAAATGgacatttatattatattttgaggGCTTGAAAATGTTTTATGAGATTTTCAATTGATTTTCATATTATTCTTAAAATGATGGGGTGGAAGTGCAAATCTCGAGCCGTCTTAAGGGTTGCAACAATGGTCTGTGCCTCGGCCAACAAATCATCAAAGATGCCCTCTAGCTTGCGTGCACAGTTCACTCGCACTATACCCTTCGAATCACCCACCACGGCACCATAGGAGCTTCACGCTCCCTTGCTCACCAAGCTGCGTCAACATTGCTCTTAAGATGTTGATCGCAGGGGCCTCCCATCTCTCGATTCTCGAACTCCTAGGCAAGAAGAGTTCATAAAGAAGATTATGAATCCTGAAGTCCTTAAGAGTGCCTGAGCATGAATCAAAGTGTCTTAGGGAGATAGTCTTTCCTTGCACGGTTTCTAAGTTCCTTGCCACTCAAAACTGTCAAAGGACCACTAAAAAGCTAGTAAAGATATCCTTATAGAGCTTCCTCATAGTTAAGGATGGCAATGGAGAGAGGTGAGGGCAGATGTTAAATCCACTACTATTCCATAGTTAGCACATTCTACTCCACTACCCTCCTTATTTCACTATGgatgtataattttaaaagtcACTACCATTCTCATGGACATTGGATACATCTATTCCCGTCCTAATTTtcttcatttcaatttaatttttgctACTTGTGCTTAATATTTTCAATCTTTTGaagtcaattaaaattttaaacataatacCAACAAGTGGTTTGGTGCAATGGTAAAGCGTATTACATTTCTAAGGGGATAACATAAGTTCAAATATTGGAGACAACATTGCTGGGGAAGGGGGTAGCCACTGACCCTGAACATGGATTGTAAAATGGATATGCataatacaaaataaaaataaaaattaaacataatatataaatttttttataatattttattatattttcattctTTTAATAGTTATATATGTACAAATACAAAATAGTAGTTTCATATAGTGGAGCGAGATGGGGCAAAGCAAATAGTTACCATAATTGTACCGTACTCATtgtctaaaaaaaaaaatcaacatgcGTCACCTGCATCCcctatttaaaagaaaataatccGCTTCACTATGGATTCGAATTTTGTTATCTCTACACATAGCAAATTTCAGCcacttaaaataaaattgttgACTATGCAATGATGGGCTTGTAACCCAATTTAATTACTAAAGGACCCATGAACAAAATAAAGTGAAGATAAGGGAAAGATGTCCACAAACATATCAGCTCAACAATGTTCTATCAACCAATCAACAACAATAACGTACCAACCAATCAAGGTTGTTTTTAGTAGAGATGTAAATGAAATAGTACTGCTAGCAAATTTTTTGAGttcaatttaaaagaaattttaattcaattagatAATTATCAGCTGAGCTCaaataattcaaacaattaatcaaacTAAATTCGAGTTTAGAAATACTCAAACCATAATTGAGTATTGATCTCATATATATTCATCGCATAAAAAACTCCTAAAGTTTAGTGATCTCAAAAGTATTTACAGTTCTGAAGTCTTTGATTCATATAACAGATTTGTACATCAATTCCCTAACTTGATCAAACATGACGTTTGTCAATTCCCATGAAAACCAAGTCTTATTTATGAACAAgaaatttttcaattaaaatataaatatggatTCAATTCCCCCCACAAGGTCTTCAATTTCCCTGCAAAAGCCAACAATTCTTGAGCTGTGAGAAAGCACTTTCTCTAAAACTATTAACCTTCACCAAACAAAAATGGGTGCACCTTAACCCCAACCCTGAACCCACTTCACTAGTCGTCTTCAACAAATAACAAGCTGGCGGTACTGGTTCTGAACCTGGTCCTGATCCACACCCATTATCTTCTTCTTCACTTTTACTTTGAACCACAATGCCCCATGTTCCTTCTTCAACTCCTTGTATTTGATCAACAAATATCACCCCATCCGGCATAGCTCTTTCCCCTTTCTTCCACTTCTGTTTCATCGAAACCCAGTTTTCTTCCACCGCCGTTGTTTCCATCGTGGCGTTTTCAGAGTAGACGTGGATCAAGAGTGGTGATTCGGGTAACTTTTTTACAATCTCAGCCACTGAATCTCTCATCCAATCGTCCATTTTCTCGTACGGAATCCCCTTGCGTTTGTTCTTTGACGATGATTGTTTTGGTTGCAATGAGTGGAGACTGCCACCGCCAGCGGGCTTAGATGAGGGCGGCGGCGTCGTTGCAAAGATCTTGAACGTTCTCGGTTTTGAAGATGTAGGATTCGAGAGCATTAAAGACTCGCACCGTTGGAAACTGACGCTACCACAGCCGCAACCAACACTACACACCACCGCCATTGTTGCTCTTTCTGGTTCACTGGTAATGGATTTTCGTAGCGCAAAATGAAACAACAAGAAAAGGGTATTTAGGATTGGACGAATGATGTctgattgatatatatatacatatatgaggaCGTTAGCTTTTCCTAGTTTCCATTGGATTTGGAAGAGAATCAGTACTGGCATTGTGGTGAATTTGATTTGCAAATGGCATTCTGGCTTTACACGTCACTTCCACAAAATTCCATTTCAAGTTTTTATTGCCTACCCCCTAACCTTATGATAATTTGGTGAAACCTATGATTTATCATAGTTTTTTGGGGTAAATTACGTGAAAGGATACTAAACGATTAATAAGTTTATGTTTTcgttatttaatttcaaaaagttacaaaatgatcattataatattttaaagtttttatttaagtcattgggtcGAAAACTCTCATTTCCCTTCTCTACTATAGTTTTAACCAAACAACTTTCTTCCCTGTCTCCGACATTAACCACTAGATCAGCTTGAATCTAAAGTATGTTTTTCTATTTTCCGATATGTATTGATCCATTATATCGACCGTCAAATTGTCATTTCAAGCTTTTTAGttgaacttttaaaaaaataaaaatttaatagccAAATGActtgaataaaaattttaaaataattcagtaacttaaataaaatatttaaataatttaatgactattttataacaTCTTAAATTGGTTACTATTTCCTTTAGCTCGATTTCTATTGGTTGATTAAATGAGAGTAGAACTTAAGTGAAATGTAGAGGATAGGTGCCTAAGTGGCAAGGAAGAGGAATTGCAATTCTTTTGTATGATTGAAATGTTCCTTAAGAGGTGTACTCGCACATGACTGTATGAGAATCAGGACCGTCCAGATCTTATCAATCGGTGAAAAGCGGAGAATGGGAGTGTTCGTGATGGGGTGAGAAACAGCACGTGGTTGCACGCCTATATTGCATGTGGAGTGTACGCGGGCACACGCTCTCCCCCTCTTGCCTATACTCTCCATCAATTTCCGCCACCTCACTTCCATGTCAGCAAATTAGagactttttctctctttttttattagtggaataaattattaaaagaaaattaCTTTTTTGTTTTGGTAATTATATGTAGAGTTAAAGgctaatttcgtaattttacttTAAAAATGTTTAACGTGATTCTTTAATTATCAAAatgtgttttattatattatttgtatTTTCATAAATATTCGATGTGGTACttgaattattaatatatattttattatggtACTTAGTGTTAATACGTTAGTGAATTGGATCACTGAACTAGCCGATGAAAATTCGAGAAAAACTAAATTTACATAAGTAAAAACATCATGTTCTccgttgaaataaatgataatcttctctaaaaaaattaattatgggCATTCGAAAACTCCTGAAACGTTGAGGATGAATTTTACAATTACGCCCgttaattaaatcaatttaattttaaaaatttattaaattaaaatttgttaaatattaaaaaataataaaatctataatgaaattaatcttaaaaagaaattgatataactcaatttatatttaataataaacaaatatttaaattaaatttaaaattttcttttcttttaatagaATCCATTAAGGACAACAGGCCCAAAAAAGCTCAGACCCAATAATCAAGTCAAACAATGAGCTTTTTGAACCCAACATTGTTTGTATGAATAGTCGATAGTGGTTTGAATAAAGCGATTAAATTGGTCTCTTATAGAATAACTCGAAATTGGTAAAAAGTCGAAAACATGGATAAGTAAACTATTAAGTGAAATTACAGAAAAGAATATGTactttttattcaatatttatttttaagtctTTTACTAAGTCGGTGTTACTCTTAATTGAATCACCAACTCGGTTATAACATTAAAAAAtacttttttaaattataattaatattattatagtgatactttttccatactcttatacCATCTTTAAATAAAACGATTACAAGTTCAAATACGGAACACGTGTTCagatagtattaaaatataagtTCATTATCATTCCACCTATATTTATTaatgtataaattttaaaagaattttttttaatattgatTTTTTTTCACCCATCGCATAGTGCGTGTGACAAAATCTAGTTTACATAAACTATTTATAGAACATTACTATCTAGGGTGGCATCTATTTAAAGATCATGTTATAGTAGGAGCCTTTTAAATAacgattgaaataaataataaaaagggggAGAAAAGGAAACAACAATCTATTATTGATCATACTATGTAGGATTTGTAATGAGAAACGTGAGTTTACCTTTTAATTAAAGTATAAGTATTGTATCAGTTATAGTGATCAATGACGCCTCAAAGCACCAATCGTTTCGTATATAAATTAATTGCAAGAACGCCCAACAACTAACCCTTACTAAACAACCAACCACGAAACATGCATATCTCTATGATTTAGCTCTCCAATAGCCTTGTGAATTAGAAGGGCCCAACTCGAACAAACATCCTTAACTGCGCAGGTTGTTTAAATCCAACTGTTATTTCCCTTGATGATTCCAGCCAACCACTTAATTGGACACACCAATGTGTTCTTTGATAGATCAAATACGACCGACGATCGTTTTAGTTCTTCCAACTGTATACCTATCAACACCGAATCAACAAACTTTTTTTGATTTAGTGTGAATACGACGATATCTATCTCCTAAACCAGAGAAATAACAAATTCCGAAATTAAAGATTTTAGGCATGATTTAAGACCTCATGGCTCTCTCCCAAATTGACTAAcgtatcaaataataaatataaaaggaAGAAAATAAAATTGCATAATAAAATTGCATAATCTTACTTGAACTCTTTAGTTTAACCTAGtattctaaaaatattaaaagataaatattagaaaattaaaatattatcctAATGGAAAATTAAaagtattattttttaaaaataaatcccAAAATAAATCATTGTCCATCAACTTGTTTTTCGACCCCAAAACTTTTACGACAATCCATATTTTTTACTCTTTTTGACATTTCGAATTTACTTTTACACCTAATCAAAAATCAAATCGTAAACTCAAATTAATAGCATCTCATTCaagaatttattaaaattaaacatattaTCGCATACAGTATAAAgacttaaaacatattttaaaattttttaacttaaatattttataaaagatctaattattaaataaataaatttaaaactaaaatttaattatgtaaatgaatttaaaattaattttgttattatagatatTTAAAACTTAAACACATAATTAAAAGCCTAGTCgccaaaagaaaaatagaagtgGGATTTCTCATGCAGTAATGAGCTTTCCTTTTTACGTACACAAGGTTTGATGGTCAATCAATATTTGTTAGGAATGCTGTCATTGTCACCATTGGAGACATATTCTTTTAGTAGTGCACAAAATAAACTTGCCTGCCACTTATGTGGGTGATAGCTTTCTTACAACTACACCTATTTAAAGGTAGGATTATTTGTTAAAACtcaaaaattcattcaatattttgaagtatttagataaaaaaaaagtCGGGTCATAGCCGCCTTGCAATTGTACATGATATCGATACCATACATGGGCTCGACCTAAACCAATTTAAGTTGACCCATGAACATCTCTACCTACAACTTGAGCTTGCAATTAGGGTTAATTGCATTAGATGTCTTCAAATTGTGTTTCCCCTAAACTTCCAAAACATTCTAATTGAGTTCTCAAAGTATAAGTATTGCATCAATTAGGTTATTTCGTCAACCTAGCTATTATCCTACCATTAAATACCAGCTCAAATATGATATGCAGCATAGTTAAAAAGCattggtcaaattgttaattTGTGTGTACATATTGCACGAACAACTTGAATATGACGTGCTAAAAAAGAACTCCTAATTTTAATGACAAAAATCAAACTATCCATATAATAACTATACATATTTACAACTCAATccacatattttaaatataatcaaCCTACAACAAAATTAGGCCCTTGCAATTAAATGCACAAGGAAATGTAAACCTTTTAGTTAGAAGTGTTGAATGTTGGAGAACTTGTAATCCCCAAGTGAATCTACTTTGTGAATGAAATGTGTGACCACATATCTTCTAAAGACCACTAGAAAGTGACTATTCACTAGGCTGTGACATGAGAGTTAATTGGTCCCATTTTCATTATAGACTGTAAGGAGATGTTGGTCTATTTGTAATTGGGACTAGGAGACAATCCCTTGTGAAGGGTAATAACATTGCTTCCCAACAAACAAACATTACCATAATATCTACATTGACTATTCAAAATTGCTTAGGGGCATAGTGTCACACATTACCTATACTATATTTAAACTCTTGATTGAATTGGTGTCACGAGTTAATCGAGCATTAATTCaattaggaaaaatatatatttttatatacaaaGTAGTTTATATTATTATGagtgtatttttttatatttttatttaaaatctatGCTATACTATACTATTGATTAAGTTGGTGTCACGAGTTAATCaggtatttttatataaaataaaaaaccctGAGATATGATGAGGTTTGAACACAtaacacaataaattttaaataattaactttaccggataaatataaaaaatacactGTACTCTGTTTGAATGTGCATTTCgatacatgaactttgatatGATGCAAATATATACACGGAATTTCAATTATGATTCAGATATacacattaaattttaattttgaataaaatgtatgcatttaaagaaataaatatatctatttatttcatattgaattaatataattgtttgtgtatgtaatatataaacataaaatagtgTTACGTCGATAATGTTACTAGCTATTTGgaaaatttgaatcaaaatcaaaatttcgtaaacaaaattacacaaaatcaaatagaaTTACATATAGAACTAAAATTCATGTGTAGTTATTTATGGGTTATTCTAGGCATTGTGTTATAAGAAGCAGATATGATCAGAacccaggggcgaagccagaataaATATTTAGGGGGGcggaaaaaattttaattttttatagtttatatctttataatttgtaaaggattaaatcgaatttttataattttagggggccaaagtacaattttacctttactaatttaaaatttttaaaaaaatttaagggccAAAAgagcaaatttacattttaggggggccggggcccatgccagccctcCTGGCTTCGCCCCTGTCAGAACAgataatgagattattcaaaaaaaaaagaattaattgTTCATTAGTTGGTATAGAAATTAGCTAAGAATgatcaaattgaaaaatatagactAAATCTACAACTTTACCCATATGAGGTGTTTGGTTCATGGAACCTTACATTCTCGATGGTAATATAAGGTTCCGAGAATGTAATTACCGTATTTGGATTTCAAACATTCTCATGAGGcaataatctcacaatctcaacaATGCTAACTTTCCAGAATATACAAGTAATCTCAATACCACTTTTTCCTTAGGTAATCTTATATTCTtggaaaattcttaaatttttagaCAATTTTAGCTTTTACTTTCATTATTttaattgtcgaaaccatttttttttattttttttaaaaatgatggaTCGACTTTTTGGAGAGctaaaatggagtcgccaccaatcttttttgtttaggtgtgatcggatcacctagaaatttgggttgttttaataaaacattttggtttattaaaacaatgattttggtctacgaaaatatgagaaaataggctcgggagtcggttacgtatgaggaagggttagcaccctcactacgcccaaaattggtaccaaattgattaaatattgtccttatgtctaaaattgaaatgtttttgaaatgtggtttttttctaataacatttgaataacctgaGTTGGTTACCAAAAATCTTCCTGTTTTGACgtttgaaaatttataattataaaatcacaaaaggatgctcaactatttagtccaacgaaaaatcaaaacccagcacagtagggcacgattcctcgaatttccaaacattgaccattgccttACCTTGGAAAAAACGAGTGAAATTCCAGAGAGATATTCGATCATTTAGGACAAACGAGAGATTGCagcccagcacgataggacactattctcaaatcgccaaataTCGAACATCCTTTGTattgaaaggtttttaataaacatgtgtgaaaacctaaaggaatattcgattgttttgagcaGACGAGGAATTataacccaacacgatagggcatgattcccgaattgtCAAACGCCAAATATTACATtcgttttaaatgatttttagaagatatgcgtgaaattttgaagggatatttgattattttaagcaaacgagaaattgcaacccagcacgttagggcactattccgcgaattgccaaatatcgaatATCGTCtttgttttaaagaatttttaaaaggcatgagtaaaattttgaagggatattcgattattttgagcaaacgcgaaattgcaacccaacacgttagggcactattccgcgaattgccaaatatcgagtctcgtcttcgttttaaagaatttttaataataattataaaccgGCTTGGAATACACTAATTTAACTTGAATTAGATTTAGAGAATTAGAAATCATAAAGTGATATTTGTAAatcgaaataaaataaaaaacggATAATATACATGAGCATAATAGAtgcattaatataaaataaaataagagacgTGAATAACAAAAATTAGCTAACACGAGAAATAATCACAGATCAAATATAatgaaaagtaaaataaaaacttaagtaAATGATATATACGTAAATAAATAAACAACACGAacaatgataaaaataataatgacaataataataataataataataatgataatgcaatgataatgtaaatatatacaaaaagaaaatatataatgtGACAAAATCAATatgaaattaattagtttaataatgtGATGATAGCAATAgtgataatataattataaagtaaaaataataataattcattaataagaataataatagtatattaataacaataatagaaaataatgacaagatagtaataataataatgaactAAAGAGTACTAATGATGCTAAcactaatataaataataatgaaaacaaCAAgagaaataataacaataacagaataaaaataatgataataataatagcaataataataaaattaataaataaatataattaatcaatttcaataataaaatggcaaattaactaaaaaggattaaattggattgaaaacaaaaattcgGGGCAAATCTGAAATAAAGATAAAGAGGATAGGACCACATCGAACATGCGAATAGTAAGGAGGGACCAAAAGCGCAAAATTATCCAAACTCCTAAATGTAGCACCTGGGCGCGGGCCAAATTGGGACAGTATGCAAATTCCAGGGTAAATTTACAAGAATATAAAATGCGAACTGGGCCAATTTAGAAGCTGGAGCGAAGGAGGGGGACTAAAAGTGCAAATCCTCCATCTAAAGGGACAATGCACATGGCCCAAGCCGCATGCTGACTTTTCCCTTTCCAATGTTGTTTTATTGTGCTatttaagataaaaaaaaactattttaaaattatttttacttttgccacttttttttaaaaaaaaaaaaatgtaatgcTCTCTAACTCTCCCcatttccccttttcttttcagCCGAAAGGCTCATCTCAAGCCCTCAACCACCCTTCAAAATCTGATTGTGACCAACAAAGCAAGACCCTTCGATAGCGAAAACACGATGCAACTCCGGTAAGCCTCTCGTCCTCTCTTATATTTCGTATTTGTGTCGAatgaaagaagaaaaatagaataaaaaaaaattgtaacaaGTAATCACCttagaaatattttttattttatcttcaaAAATCCATACCGTTTCTcttgaaaacaaaggaaaaagaaagccCCTATTTACAAACGGTTCTCCCTAAAATACGATCGATTCTTTTCTCCAAAATCCCCTCAAAATACAATCCCTTCTCCCTCGAAATATCAAAAAATCCCCTCAAAATACAATCCCTTCTCCCTCGAAATATCCGAAAAATCCTCCTTTACAACCGATAGATTTCACTTTTAAAGCCAATGTTTTCCTTGTTCCTTTTGTTTATTATTCCCCATCATTCGCATGCTTCTTCTTGCTCGGTTTTTGTCTCATTGCTGGGTGTGTCGGATGTGGGTGGTCGAGGTGGCATGGCGTGGAGGCAGCGACAAGCGGTGGTAGCATGGGGCGAATGAATCTTGGTGACAAAGGGAGGAGCGGCtggtttttcttttttgtttcttgAAAATTAGTTAAGGTTGTGGGCTTTGGGCTTTTAgggttttaattttttgaaatgtAATTGGGTTGGATGgactattaattatttttatcttggtttatggtttatgggccccgggcaaaatttgggttctacagctgcccctctttgctcattactgTGTTAacaagaatagagcaaagactataaaaggaccaattttgcccgggctcaccgagtcttgagttcttgatccttgatcttctttaaatggcctcttgacagcttcaatctgcttcactgcaacttacGAAGGCGAtatttgctatctttgatctgctctctatcaatacagagacgccaaatccgttatcttcgatctgttccctataagcatagggatgccaaatctgctatttttgatctgctctctaccaacacagagacgccaaatctgttttAATCTACTCTACtgtaactttagagagataagatccgTAATTtagctttaatctattccactgcaacttcagggaaataagatttgctatcatCAGTCTGCTCctctacaacttcagggagataagacttgtaacttcgacctactctactgcaacttcagagagataatatCTGTAATTTGATCTTCTTCcgttgaaacttcaaggagatctgctgtggcttttaacctattccactgcaactttagggagatgagGTTTGTGGCTTTAATATGTTCTTCTACAATTGTAGCTTGACCTGCTCCATtgtaacttcaaggagataagatccgttgtcttcagtctgctccactgtaatttcagggagataaaactagtgattttcagcctattaccctattgCTTATAGGGTTAAGGCTTGGTGGcttgaatctgcttcactgcaacttcaggaaggcaagatttgtaattttcagcctattaccctactgcttaagggattAAGGCTTGGTGGCttgaatctgcttcactgtaacttcaggaagGCAAGATTTACcgtcttcaatctgttccactgcaacttcagggagacaagatctgttttgatctgctctactgcaacttcagagagataagatttgtaatttaGCTTCAATCCGTTCCACttcaacttcagggaaataagatttgctattttTAGTCTGTTCCACtgtaactttagagagataagacttgtaacttcgacctgctctactgcaacttcagagagataagatctgtaattttagctttaatctgttccactgcaacttcagggaaataagatttgctatcttcagtctactctactgcaacttcagggagataagacttgtaacttcgacctgctctattgcaacttcagagagataagatctgtaatttagctttaatctgttccactgcaactttagggaaataagatttgctatcttcaatctgctccactgcaacttcagggagataagacttgtaatttcAACCTGCCCCGcagcaactttagggagataaggtttgtttggatctgctctactgcaacttcaaagagataagatctgtgattttcaatctactccactgaaacttcaagga contains:
- the LOC108462985 gene encoding uncharacterized protein LOC108462985 — translated: MPVLILFQIQWKLGKANVLIYVYIYQSDIIRPILNTLFLLFHFALRKSITSEPERATMAVVCSVGCGCGSVSFQRCESLMLSNPTSSKPRTFKIFATTPPPSSKPAGGGSLHSLQPKQSSSKNKRKGIPYEKMDDWMRDSVAEIVKKLPESPLLIHVYSENATMETTAVEENWVSMKQKWKKGERAMPDGVIFVDQIQGVEEGTWGIVVQSKSEEEDNGCGSGPGSEPVPPACYLLKTTSEVGSGLGLRCTHFCLVKVNSFRESAFSQLKNCWLLQGN